GACATTTCAAGAATGTTCagattgagtttttttttttcccgttaAATAAAAAGTTGATTTCTTTGAGTGCCCCGAAAGCCTGGCATTGTATGGCAGCCCAGCAAGGCAGCCTTCGGCGCGACTGATGGAGGCTGTTTCCGATTGCCTGAGCTCACACAAGCACAGGAATTACAGAACCCACAACAATGATTTCTGTGGGTTTGTCAACAGAACTTCTTCTCAAagcattttatttgtataaatttataaattccaAGACTTTATTTAGTATGAATTCAGTGAAAAAGTAAGACTTTAGTGAACACAAAATCTGAAGCGAGAGGTTATGATGCTTGCTGGAGTTGATCTGTTCATTTCCAGGCTCCGTTTTGGTTGCATTGTGTAGAAGAAACCTTCACTCGCGCAGATAAGAAGTCCTAAGTGGTCACAGGGCTTAGAACCCTGCACCGTGCAACCTCAAATAGCTCCAGAACCTTGACTGAGTCGTTACGGAGTTGAACTCACCAGCCATTGCGTGATTCATCTACTAACATCGCTTACATTTCCAACGTAAAGTTAAGCAGCGCACCAAACCTTTCGGCAGTCGCAAAGTGAGACTCAGCACTAAGGAGCCCCTGAGTTTTCCGAGGTGCAGCCGTGAGCCCAACGGTCCGCGTGCTCCTCcatgcctctgtgtgtgcatgctgtGGTGCCAGGCCACCTCCCGCACCTCCATCAGCGCGTGCCCAGAGCCTGTGCAGGGCCTCCATGTGCGCGTGGGCATGCCCAGAGCAGGTGCAGGGCCTCCTCCCGCGCCTTTGTGTGCGCGTGCCCAGAGCAGGTGCAGAGCCCCTTTGACCTTGCTTAAGGGGTGCACTGGTGTGGACCATGGTGCCAGGATGCGGGTTGTGAGGGGCAGCATGGACAGAGGGTGAGAACTCGAGCCCTAATCCAACCACAGTGTTTGAACTTGACCGTATCACTTAGTACATGTTTTATCTTTGGTACattatctgttttttcttagCTTCAGTTTGCTTTTCTCCGAAACGGGGATTATATGGCACCTTCATGGGAGTTGCATGATAATCAATAAGAAACccctgtaggccgggcgcggtggctcaagcctgtaatcccagcactttgggaggccgagacgggcggatcacgaggtcgggagatcgagaccatcctggctaacacagtgaaaccccgtctctactaaaaaaatacaaaaaactagccgggcgaggtggcgggcgcctgtagtcccagctactcgggaggctgaggcaggagaatggcgtgaacccgggaggcggagcttgcagtgagctgagatccggccactgcactccagcctgggcgacagagcgagactctgtctcaaaaaaaaaaaaaaaaaaaaaaaaaaaagaaacccctgTAGAGCTGCtaaatagtgcctgacacataggaacacacacacacacacacaaaactcagCTAACTTTATAGGAAAAGGTGTTATCACTGTGTTTTCTGGGGTGGCCTGGAGCTTTCCTTCTGCGGTAGCATCTCAGCAACAAAACGTTATCTTACATGTGCTTCACGTTCTAGAATATGAGGGGTCTGAGCCACTGATGCTGTTCAGCCAGGAGCACCGCGCAGGTGAAAGAGAAGAGAGCTGCTGATGAGAAGTCCTGATCTTCTCCCAGTTAAATTAAAATGTGTGTTGTTTCCAGCGTGGCAGAAGTATATTTACAATATAATTGTGCAGGTTTTCTATATTGAGTATGTTTTGGAAATCTGTCCCCTAGTGGCATGCATCTAAGGCACTGTCCATTTTAGGCAGAGATGACAGTAAACAAATATATTACTAAACTTACATTAAGACTAAAAATTAAactagattaaaattaaaaacttttgtgcttcaaaggacaccgttatgaaattgaaaagaaaatccaCAGGACGGGAGAGAGGATTGGCAGAGCACAGGTCTGGTCAGGTATTTGTATCCAGGGCAGCGTTGGAAGGCTGTGGAGCTGTTGGAACCCATATGTGCCTCTGGTGGGAGCGTTCAAAACcattttagaaaactgtttggcagtttGCAGTAAATATATGCTCccggaaacaacccaaatgtctgtcaacggtagaaaaagcaaaaataaatcgTGAAATGttcacattaaataaaatgaacaaacaacatGGGTGACTTTTGACAGCCTAAACaaggaaaagaagccagacagaaagAGTGTATTACAAGATTCATTGATGCGAGGTTCAAAGCTGGGCACGCCTGGGGGATGGAGGCAGAGGTCAAAGTGAATGAGACCTTGGCAGGTGGGAGGGCCTGCAGTCACAGAAGGGGCTTCTCAGATGCTGACGATGTTGTATTTCTTGGTCCTGATGACACTGGTTACCCAGGTGAAGGCTGAGCCACACACCCAGGGCAGGTTAGGCACTTTGTGAGCAAGTTATCCTTCGGTGAAATGTTCATTAAAACAGATCATGAGTCATGTAGCGTTAAATATTACagagaaatatttgtaatatatttattgcAGGAGGGATGGGCTTCCAGGGGGTGTTGGCAAGGGCCAGCCATGCTGAGCTGTCGTGGGCATAAAGAcctgaaggagaggaggaaaggggcTAGGCTGAGGAACGGCACGGGCAGAGGCCTCAGAACAGGACTCCGCTTGGCTGAGTCTGAGGAGCCGTGAGACAGGGAGGTCACCGAGGGCCTCGTCTAATTTCTCCTTTCATCTGAGTGGATGGAAACCTTGGAGGGTTTTGGGAAGAGCACGAAATGAGCGGGCTGTAAGGTTACATGGTCACTCTGGTTTGTATTGAGAAGAACTGCAGCAGGCTCAGCAGGGGGCTCGGGTGGAAGCCGCTCTGTGTCTTGGATTAACAAACACAGGTTTGCTGCCCATGCTACAGCGGTCAGCCTGGTTGTGTGCCTCCATAACTGGCCTCGCTGCTTTTTCATGGTGCAGGGAAATGCTGCTTCCGGAAGCCCATTCGTAGTCTCCTTTGTAGCCTGGAATTGACCCTGGAACAGTTCACAGGTCCTCTCCCTCAgcccttttactttttttctgaaccCAAGCTGTGGTCTGAAACCCTCAATCCTCCCATATCTTTTCAGCGCCAGCTTCCCAAAGCTCTGTGCCTTGGGATAAAGTAACTCCAActtgtgccgggcgcggtggctcacgcctgtgatcccagcactttgggaggctgaggcaggtggatcatttgaggtcagaagtttgagaccatcctggccaacacggtgaaaccctgtctctactaaaaatacaaaaattagctgggtgtgttggcaggtgcctgtaatcccagctacttgggaggctgaggcaggagaatcacttgcacccaggaagcggaggttgcagtgagttgagatcgtgccattgcactccaggatggatgacaagagtgaaataccatctcaaacaaaaaaaaaaaaagaaaagaaatagcttcAACTTAAAGTGTTAGCAACTCAAAAAAGTATGTGGCCCTCTGCTCGTGGAGCATTGAACGAACCTTAGATTATTGCCATAATTTGCTGcagataggaaaataaatatgagCTGGGGCCATTTTGCTTGTTTCTTCTCACCAAGGCAGTGTTTGCAGTTAAGCCGACTGGCTTCATGCAGTGCAGAGCTCCTTTAAACATCGTGGGACAGGTGGGTCTGCCAAGCGGGAGCTTTCTGTGCTGGCCCAAGGCCATGTGGCCCAATTCTAGCCTCTCTGACCCTGTTCTGCTGCCAGCATGCCCCCCAGCCAcccgcctccccctccccctccccctccccctcccccaggtcCCAGCCATCAGCCGTGTTGTTTCGATGACTCCTCCCATCGAGGGAGGCCGTTGGCTCACCGTGGGATGACGGCTCCCATCGAGGCCGTTTCTCCTGCCCCGCCCCTACAGAGCCTCCCTTCTTGTGTCCCAATGTGAGTCTAGGGGACCCATGCAGTTTTGGGGCCTGCCTGTATGTCTTCTTCCCCTAGTGAAACAGCAGATTCCTTCGGTTGGGAAGCGGCATCTCACCTGTCTCCCTGACTCCATGGAGCCTAGCAGAGGACTAAGTATACTGCAGATACTTAGGAGATACTTTATTGAGTTGACTGCAGAAAACACAGGGGTGAATCATGGTAAGCTTGGATTAGGTGATCTTTTCTTAGATATGGTATAAAAAGCATAAGCAACCAAAGGAAAAGATAGATAAATTGGactagattaaaattaaaaacttttgttcctCAAAGGACACCATTACGAAAATGAAAATTCACAGGATGGGAGAGATGATTGGCAGAGCGTAGCTCTGGTCAAGCATTTGCATCCAGAAGACACAAAGAGCTCTGTCAACTCATAACAAAATGATGCTCTAATCTAACCATGGGCAAAGGACTTTAATTGGTATTTTACCAAGGAAGAATACAAAGGGCCAGCCAATGAatgaaaagatggtcaacatggccaggcgcggtggctcaagcctgtaatcccagcactttgggaggccgaggcaggcggatcatgaggtcaggagatcgagaccatcctggctaacacggtgaaaccccgtctctactaaaaatacaaaaaattagccaggtgtggtggtgggcgcctgtagtcccagctactcaggaggctgaggcaggagaatggtgtaaacccgggaggcggagcttgcagtgagctgagatccagccactgtactccagcctgggtgacagagcaggactccatctaaaaaaaaaaaagatggtcaacattatttgcatttatttgcatTAGAGAAATGCTCATAAAAACTTTGTACTTCTTACGCACTAAGAGGGatgtaataaaaaagacagacaatgaaGAAGTGTTGAGGAGGATGTGGAGGAGTTGGAAGTCTCGTGcgttgctggtggggatgtaaaatggtgaagAGACAGACAATGAAGAGGCGTTGAGGAGGACGTGGAGGAGTTGGAAGTCTCGTGcgttgctggtggggatgtaaaatggtgaagAGACAGACAATGAAGAGGCGTTGAGGAGGACGTGGTGGAGTTGGAAGTCTCGTGCGTTGCTGGTGGGGATATAAAATGGTGAAGAGACAGACAATGAAGAGGCGTTGAGGAGGACGTGGAGGAGTTTGAAGTCTCGTGcgttgctggtggggatgtaaaatggtgaaCAGACAGACAATGAAGAGGTGTTGAGGAGGACGTGGAGGAGTTGGAAGTCTCGTGcgttgctggtggggatgtaaaatggtgaagAGACAGACAATGAAGAGGCGTTGAGGAGGACGTGGTGGAGTTGGAAGTCTCGTGcgttgctggtggggatgtaaaatggtgaagAGACAGACAATGAAGAGGTGTTGAGGAGGACGTGGAGGAGTTTGAAGTCTCGTGcgttgctggtggggatgtaaaatggtgaagAGACAGACAATGAAGAGGCGTTGAGGAGGACGTGGAGGAGTTGGAAGTCTCGTGcgttgctggtggggatgtaaaatggtgaagAGACAGACAATGAAGAGGTGTTGAGGAGGACGTGGAGGAGTTGGAAGTCTCGTGcgttgctggtggggatgtaaaatggtgaagAGACAGACAATGAAGAGGTGTTGAGGAGGACGTGGAGGAGTTGGAAGTCTCGTGCGTTGCtggtggaatgtaaaatggtgaagcTGCTCCGGAAACAGCTTGGCAATTCCTTGATGTACAGGAATATGAAGAGTTGCCGACACGCCCTGCAATTCCACGCCTAAGTATATCCTCAAAAGCTTTGAAGACATGCGTCCACACAGAAACTTTCACACAAATGTTCTTGTGTTCTTGGCAGCATTATTCATCGTAGCCAAAGAGTGGAAGCCTCTCATGcccatcagtagatgaatggataaacgaaATGTGATTTATCCTTACCATGGAGTATTATccagccacaaaaaggaacaaactactgatttATGTAAACCATGAATGAACTTTGAAAGcatgatgctaagtgaaggaagctaGAAATAAAAGGCCacacattgtatgattctatttatgtgacATGTCCAGAACTGGCAAATTTGTaggacagaaagtagattaatggttggcagggactgggggagggggtgtgggagCGACTGTGTGTGGGTCTTGTGCCttcttggggtgatgaaaatgctctagAATTAGATGGTGGTGACGATTGTGCAACTCtgtaaatgaagtaaaaaaacactgaattgtacattgTAAAGGGTGAATTTCATAGCATGTgaattctctccctctctgtgtgtgtgtgtgtgtgtgtgtgtatgtgtgtattattattattattttttgagacagagtcttgctctgttgcccaggctggggtggaatggtgccatctcggctcattgcaacctccacctgccaggttcaagtgattctcctgcctcagcctcctgagtagctgggattacaggcatgtgccaccacagctggctaattttgtatttttagtagagatggggtttcaccatgttagccaggctggtcttgaactcctgacctcaggtgacccacccacttcagcctcccaaagtgctgggattccaggcatgagccactgtcccagcCTGAATCTTTCTTAAGTTATGTCTGGCCTTTGGCAGAAATAGCCACAAAGCCAAGGTAGGAACATTTTACTCTTCAAGTGATGATGGCATCTGATAACCTTTTAGAAGGAGCTTTTAAAATGCAACATAGCCCAGGGCTCCAGAAAAAGGCTTGCACGGAGAAGAGAGGGCTTTGTAGATCTCAGCAGACAAGGCGTGCTGCCCAGGGAGCTCGGTTTTCACTGTAACTGGGTTGCACTGTCGCCACTGGTCTCCTCCTCCCCACAGATCCCAAGGGAGGACTTCCTGTTGTGTAACATCCAGAGAAGCTTTTGGAAGCCTGGGGAGCTCTGGCTGTGCAGGAAAGATCCAGCCATTTTGTTGCGGAAGGTGCTCGCCATCACGCTCCTGTGTCGTTGACCCACCCACTTCCGCTGCTCACGTCATGCTGTGCTCAGCGTTATTCAGGGCAGAATTTCACTCATCAAAAATGGATTTGGGAGCATTTTAAAATAGTGCGTTTTCAGAATTTTTGTGGTTGAGAACCAAAGAAGGAAGGCATGGCACGGGTTTGAATCACTTACATGggctttgtttgcttgtttaggTCAGTGTTTCTAGtactttatatttctaatataaaGCCAACGAAAGCCACAAAGAGATTTAAGGTGTGGGTGGAAGTGCTCCGTTTGCTGTGTCTGTGTTCCTACAGAGCTTTATGTTTTTTTGGGAGGGTGGGGACTGGGGAGGTGAGGGACAGGGAGCTCTAGTCAGGAGGGTTGGGCAGCCACACTGGGGGTGGAAAAGGTGGCCCGGTCCCTGTGGGGCTGTGGGGCAGGTGAACTCTCTGGGGGCCCCTGTCATGGTGGAGGGCAGAGAACACTGGTCCAGCACCATTTCCCTGGCCTGGTCTGCTCCAGGCTGCCTGTCACACCAGTGGTGGAAGGTGGAGGCACCAGCCAACTGGGGCAGGCTGTAGCCTCACTGTGGGCTAGAGACTCCGTCCCTGTGCTGATCTGGGACAGGTGGGCTGCAGGGAGACCTGGGGCCCCATGCCCCTTAGTCCTTTGTTCCAGCCAGGCCGCCTCTCTCTCTGCCCATGTTCAGTggatgctgtttttgtttgtggCTCTCTCTGGACTGTTTTCCATCTGCCTCTGTGCATCAGGGACTTTAATGTTTTACCAGGTATTTTGAGCCTCACAGTGACTATTCTGGGCCCAGGGGAGAAAAGGTGAAGTCCTGTTCCCCATAGAGTGCTCCCCTCCCTGTGGAAGTGTACTTCCCTTCCCCCAAAGATTGCTTCCCTCCCCTAGAGTGCTCCCCTTCCCCATAGAAGAGTGCTCCCCCCACAGAGAAGTGCTCCCCCTCCCCACAGAAGAGTGCTCCCCCACAGAGGCATACTCCCCTTCCCCCACAGGGAAGTGCTCCCCCTCCCCACAGTGTGCTTTTCTCACGTGTCCTGAGCGTGGGTGGCGTGGGGTGGTGAACGCATTGTACGCAGGGAGCAGCCACCCTGAAGGCAAACGGGAGCACTAATTCCTGATCTAGATGGTGTCAGGTtgaaaagaagtttttaaaataagtgcaGGCTCATTTAGAGATGGCTGTTACCTGGCCTGATGTTGCATGGGAAACAGCGTTGGAACCCTCGGGGGTCGGGGGGGGATGCCTCCTGTGGAAGGGGGTGCTGTGCTGTCGCCTCCCATGTCGAGTTGTACCTGAGTCACTAGCATCCGTGCTGCTCAGCACGTGGGCCCCACGGAGGAGCACCCGCAGGCGCTGGTCTCTGCGGGAGACTGGGGTGTGAGCACGCGGTATCACATCGTGTGTGGGGGGACTTAGGATAGGTGCTGTCTGATTTCGTAGTCTGGATATTCGAGTAAACTTGACATTAGCATTAATTGCAGGCACTGGACGACCAaaagtgagaaaaggaaaaacctGAGAATTTGCTCAACTGTGTAAAAATGATGCCACTTAGGATAATTCTGCGAAGCTACCACCTATGCCAGCTACCCGTGGAGTGTAACATCGGCTTCCTGAGGCGCTCTCAGCCTGCTCCATTTTGTTTCACTTAGATGGTATCCCCCGCATGTGATGGCCAGCCTTCGCCCTGTGCCTTCGCCCTGTGCCTTCGCCCCGTGCGTCCCTGCAGTGCGGCTGAATCTCAGGGGACTCAGACACATGTGCTCAAACTGAAGGTCCGAAAGAACGTTTTCCATTCTGACCCCTGACGATGGCGAGACTTTCTGCAGATAGATACCTGTTTTTCCGGTCCTTACTGTGTAGCGAGACTTTCTGCAGATAGACACCTGTTTTTACTTACTGTGTACACGGGCAGGGGAGAGGAGGTCACTCAAGAATTTCCTAGAGGTCTGATAAACAGAACTCACCCCGTGAATCCAGTTAGGTTTTTAGCGTCAGTAGCACAGGGTAGGACAGCACATGGGCCGGCAGACCTCACCTGTGCAGAGGGTTCTATGGAGAGGCGAAGTCAGTAGCCTGCTGTGGCTTCTCTGGGGAAGATTCAGCCTGGCAGACAGTTGTTCCAGTGCCCTCATCCTTGGTCTGCTTACTCCCTGTGATGAGCGCATGTGTTTTGTGAGATGTCTGCCACATGGGTGGGAACTGTGTATTTTCACCGTCGTGAAAAAATGTGGCTCTATTCAGTAGCATTGCTGGAAAATAGAATGGGCTGAGGGAGGTTTTTAAGGGTGTGGTTATTAGGCAGATGTTGCAGGTTCCTGCTACAGCGTGATGACCCGTGCAAATGTTGTAGGTTCCTGCTAGCATTGACGGCATAGGCAGGTGTTGTAGGTTCTTTCTAGAGTTGATGGCTGAGGCAGATGTAGGTTCCTTTGAGCTTAGGACTGTAACACAGTGGGCCTAAGTTCACCTATACAGCTTCAGGAAAAGAGGAttggttgtttattttctgtggTCTCAGCGTGTCCCTCCCTGGAATGGAGTATAGACCCATCCACCATCCAGAGCTTCATTTTGAATTTGGGGAGTTTGCCAAGAACTCTAACCAGGTCTGAAGGAAAAAGGGGAGTCGTGCATTTGTAAAGTATTTGGTTTTGATTGAACCAACAGTGCAAGTTACAGGTTAAGCCAGTTTTCAGGTGAGAATATTTCCTGCTGGTGTGGACGTGGTCATTTTAGTCATAATACTGTGACGGCAGAGCTGGGTCTCCGGCTGCGGTGGTGGCCACTTGCCTCTTTCAAGTAAGGAAGGCTTCCTCTTCGCGCGTTTGTCTGTGGTCAAGAAAGTTAAAACAAGAAGGCAGGAGAGTGTCGCTGTCCTCCCAGCACCTGGCTTGGGACGGTCTGGGAGGGTGTGATTGAGTGCAGTGTTCTGTGTGTTAATGTGTGTTGATGGATTTCTCTGTCCTCCCAGCATCTGGCTCGGGACGGTCTGGGAGGGTGTGATTGAGTGCAGTGTTCTGTGTGTTGATGGATTTCTCTGGGTGGAGATTTCAGGGATGCTTATTTCTGTCCAGTCCATCTCAGACATGGAGAGCCTCCTAATCTCCACATTTGATGACATTTGATGACTCTCCCCGGCAGCTTCTCCTGTGAAAGCTGATAGCTGCTGgtgcctccctccccagccctctaCTCACCACCTGCCCTCGCAGGTGAGCCGCTGCGCCTCCCGGGCTCCTGGGCCTGCAGTCAGCTCTCAGTGCTGTGGAGGTGTTTTACTTTTGCCAGGAAAGTGCACCCTCCACACCTTCCCTCCTGGTCAACTCTTAGTCACCCTGCTGGTGTGTAAAGCGCAGAGTGCTCTGAACAGTGTTCCAAGTGTGTCCCAAGTGAAACCACTGGTTAGCCAACTCCAGTTCAAATCCCTTCCCTACTTCACGTAAGATATGTGAGCTCtccagcctcaatttcttcaaccGGCAAATGAAAATAACAGGAATATCCATTTCAAACGATGGTGAGTTTTAAATGTGATCATACATCTGGGAGTCTTAAAATAGTACGTGGCACATAGTAATTGATCAGTAAATGTGAGGATTTTACTGATGGGGTAATTGGGCACTGGATAGCTAAGACTTACTAGTTCTGAGATAAGTTAGTAGCATAGTAATAAtaactattactattatttgagaccgagtcttactctgttgccgaggctggagtgcagttgtgccatctcggcttactgcaacctccacctcccgggttcaagcaattctcctgccacagcctctcaagtagctgggattacaggcacctgctaccacgcctggctaatttttgtatttttggtagagacggggtttcaccgtgttggctaggttgatcttgaactcttgacctctgatggtcctcccaccttggtctcccaaagtgctgggattacaggggtgagtcaccatgcccagcccataattAGAATTAGAATGtagctatttaaaattttatcccaGTGTTTTAAAGTACATTTAGAGTATTATTACCACCCAAAtaatcattcattcttttattcaattGATAATAATGTGAATGTTTAATGAGTGCTAAGCACTTACTGTGTACCCTAATATGAAGAGAATAAAAGGATGCACAATAAATGTACATCCCCTAATCAGCgacagttttaaattttagtttataaTTTGTAGATGTTCCTACTCACACCTTAATATTAGAATCATATGAGAATGAGTGAGGAAGGCCAAAAAAGCAACAGGATCATCGAGAAGCATAAAACAAAAAGGTTAGGAGCTCAGAGAGGCAGGACCCAGGCTTGGTATTGTTCTGTTTTAAGTAATTTTCTAAAGTTTTGAACTGTAAAAAAAAGCATGGCATGGACCTGACCATCACAGCCGTGTTAAGTGTTGAGTTCAGCAGTATTGAGCACTTCCACATTGTCAGGCAGCAGAACTCTAGAAATTCTTCGTCTTGCAATGCTCAGCCTCTGTGCCGTTAAACTGGgcatccccacctcccctcccccaggccctggtGACCACCGTTCTGCTTTCTCTGTGATTTTGACCACTTTAGATATGTCATTTCAGTGGACTCATCCGTGTCTTGTCTTTCTGTGGTGGAATCACTTTCTGTTGTGTGTATACACGGTTTTTTTTGTCCATTCACCTGCAGATGGACTCTTGGGCGTCCCCCGTAGGCTGTTGTGAATGCTGCAGCAGTGATCGTGTGCTGAGGTCTCTTCCACATACTGAGTTCTTTTCTTCTGGATGCGCACCCAGAGGCGGGACTGCAGGATCCCGTGCTGGGTCATACCTGTGTTTAATTCTCTGAGGAACCTCTCTGCTGTCTCCATAGCAGCCATGTCATTTCACACTCGCACCAGCAGTGCACAGGGTTCCAGTTCCCCACGTCCTCACCGGATAGCTGGGGTTCCAGTTCTCCATGTCCTCACCGGCACTTGGCACTGTCTAGTTTTTTGGTAGCAGCCATCCTGCTCTGTGtaagtggtatctcatggtggggttttgttgttgttgtcttttagAGACtgcgtctcgctctgttacccaggctggagtgcagtggcatgatcacagctcactgcagcttcgacctcctgggctcaagtgatcctcccacctcagtctccccagtagctgggatcacaggcatgcaccaccatgcctggctaattaaaaaaaaagacaactttttttggagaggcagggtctcattaggttgctcaggctggtcttgaactcaagtgatcctcctacgttggcctcccagagtgctgggattacagctgtgagctacTGCGCtggcctcattgtggttttaatctgcatttctcaTGACTAGTGATATGGAGCAGTTTTCATCTCCTTATTAGACATTTGTACACCTTCTCGCTacaaatgtctattcaggttctttgcctattttaaaatcgGGTAATTAATGTTTTTTCTGTCATTGGCTTGCACtggtatatttttttttccaacttcctAAGTGGTACTGATGTGTGGCCGGGGTGAAAACCTGTGGTCTAGGTGTGGAACAGGTAGAGCGACCCCAGGTCTGACCGAGATGCTGAGTAGGAGCTGTAACATGCAGAGTGTTCAGAAGGTGGTGGGGATCGCCCGTCTGCTCTGAGGGATCGACTGTGTGAGGAGATGAGATGAGCGCTGCACTTGTGAACGTGCAGATATCTCGCAATCAAATGGTGTCAGGATGTGGTGCTCAGGCGCAGCCTCAGGCCAGGGTGGATTCGAGAGCATAAGGGAAGGGATTCTTGCTGGGAAGAAAAGTAGGTTTTGAAGGAGGTGGAGGCAAAACAGTCCCTGCTCCTCTCCACCTGCAGACTCAGCTGCCGCCACCGCAGCCTCCCGGAGCTCGGTGTCCACGGTAAGGACCTCCCTCGGTGTGTGGGCAACACGTCTTCAGCCAGTGTGCCAAGAAACTGCAAAGGCAAAATAGTGTTTTTGGCAGTGTTTCAAAGACATAGAGAGTGCATTGTGTGCACATTCAATAGTCCTACTGTAGCTCTTTAGCAAATTACAAAAAGTAACAcaaggcctggtgcggtggctcatgcctataatccctgcactttgggaggctgaggcaggcagatcactggaggtcaggagttcaagaccagcctggccaacatgaggacaccccatctctactaaaaatacaaaaattagccaggcattgtggtgcacacctgtaatcccagctactcaggaggctgaggcaggagaattgctcgaacctgggaggcggaggttgcagtgttcCAAGATCacgccgttgtactccagcctgagggacagagtaagactccgtctcaacaaacaaaataaaacaaaggaacaCAGGATTGTATGCAGAAAGGGTAAGGCAAAATTGAAGGGATGGGATGAATTTGAGCATCCGTCATCCcaaaatcccaaatccaaaatgctgcaaaatctgaaacttttcaAGCACCagcatgatgccacaagtggaaaattccattcATAAGCTGTTGACACGAATTTTCAtgcctaaaattatttaaaatattgtataaaattaccatCAGGCTAtgtgtgtgagatgtgtgtgaaacacaaatgaattttgtgtttagatttGGGTCTCATTCCAAGGTGTCTCATtatacatatgcaaatattccaaaatccaaagcaCATCtgtcccaagcattttgggtaAGGGCTACTCAACCTGTATTTATAGATAGAAGCTAGAAGGCATTTATGG
This genomic window from Macaca fascicularis isolate 582-1 chromosome 17, T2T-MFA8v1.1 contains:
- the LOC107128033 gene encoding LOW QUALITY PROTEIN: uncharacterized protein (The sequence of the model RefSeq protein was modified relative to this genomic sequence to represent the inferred CDS: substituted 3 bases at 3 genomic stop codons), whose amino-acid sequence is MFIKTDHESCSVKYYREIFVIYLLQEGWASRGCWQGPAMLSCRGHKDLKERRKGARLRNGTGRGLRTGLRLAESEEPXDREVTEGLVXFLLSSEWMETLEGFGKSTKXAGCKVTWSLWFVLRRTAAGSAGGSGGSRSVSWINKHRFAAHATAVSLVVCLHNWPRCFFMVQGNAASGSPFVVSFVAWN